The window TGGAGCTGAACTTGGAAACTGGGTCTAGACCCTTGTCGGAGAACTTTTGGAGAACTTGGGTAGAGGTGAGTGGCCGAGCAACAGGCTTCAAACTGGCACAGGGTGAGATGTCGTAAGTAAAACCTGGGCAGCCATTGTTGAATTAAAGCCCCAGAATGGACATTGCTCTTGAGCACTGTCCTTCAATCATTTCAAAATGAATcacagagattttttaaaaaatatatttatttattaattttttttcaatttacataccaaccccagttccccctccctccccttctcctgcctcctcacctccctcccactctacccccatctgctcctcagagtgggtaaggcctcccatggtagtcaacgaagtctggcatacccagttgaaggagagcctagcccctccccattgtatcaaggctgagcaaggtatcccaccacagagaatgggctccaataagccagttcatgcacctgggataaatcctggtcccactgccagggaccccacaaacagatcaagccacacaactgtcacccacattcagcaggtctagtttggtcccatgcaggttcccgggctgtccAACTAGTACCGGTCaggtgtctctgtgggtttccccatcatgatcttgacccccccctcttcttcttcttcttcttttgaatgccgaatgccatttattgaaggagggaggtctgagttgtttttttaaacctaaaGCCTTATGAAAACCTCTGGTCTAGTGTTGCTCGTTCCCACTTGCTTTTTCCCATAATTCACGTTTGTGCGCTGAGGATTAAGTGCCTTTACTTTGGTTAGTACTTAGAGTTCCACAAGACTGTGATTGTAGGTGGCCACTTGGCCATTGGAGGGTGCTGGGAGTCACAGTCTGTCACTTGATCTGTCACTTTGGGACTGATATGTATTTTGGACCGAAGTAGATCTGCTATTGCATTACCATCCACATGGGTCTCAGTGCTGAGGGTTTAGTCTCTTGCCCTTCAGGGGGACATTTCAGGCAGGCTTTTTGTACAGTACAAGCTAAgctgacctgcaggcaacagcCTTGGAAGCCAGCAAAAAGTTCTGGATTCAGTGGAAGAATAGCCACAGGCCCCTGATTGGAGAATGCTTGGGAACCACCATGACTTTGACTTGGCCAACACAAGAAGCCTTCACAGTTGAAAGGAAGCAAGCTAAACTATTGACATCAAAAAGGGCGATTTCTCACATTGTCTAACATGGCACTGGGCATGCAGAAATGCAACTCCTACCCCTCCAGAACTCAGTCTGAGGGAACCTTTCTTCACCTTGCCCCACCCCAGTCAAGAACGCAGAGATGATCTTCTTCTGAGTTTCTGGGCCATCTTGTGTTTACCACCCAGTTCTCCTTATGTTTGCTCACAAGCCGGTGTTGAGAATGTGTATTTGGCTGTCTGTCACGCCGCCTCCACTAGACGTATGGGTTCTAGATGTATGGGTCTAGCATTCGGTGAGCTTCTGCAATAACTCTCTAAGTGCCCTCCCAGCCTTCACTCTGGAGTTCCCAAACCTGCCTTTCATGAAGCAGCTCCCGTGATCACTACACAAAAATCAAACCATGTCACCTGCCTGGAAAAACCCCTCACCATTCTCCAAGGCATTTGAATAGATTCTTACCTGGGTCTCCTGCCAATTATTCTCTCTGTAACAGGACCTCACCTAGCAGTCACTTGATCTCATCTGCCTCCTTTGTTTCTCAGCAGGACTCATAACCCTCTGGAATGGCCGAGGCTTCATATTTGTCCTCCTGGGTGATATTTTACTCCCCCTGAGAGCAGGGACCTTTACGCCTGTTGACAGCCAGTGTCAATAGCAGCCTCTTGTGTTAGTGGCTGACTCTGCAGAATGGGTGAGCAATCAAAGGATGTTGGTTTCCTTGAACGGAGTCACTATGCtctggcagaggaaggaagagctgaCACTGAGCACAGGAAAGATGCTTTGGATAGTACTAGGGAGTGTGGGAGATGATTAGCAGATGACTTACATCACGAAAGATCCTGCAGGCCTTGCTGTGGTATGGACTCCTCTCCCTAGGCCTCAGCATTCATTATGAACTTCTCCCAACTCTTTTAAGAACAGTTATGATGATGTCTCATCAATGGCAGACAGCATTTAGGACAGTGATCCCAGAAGACTCCATATGATGGAGCTAGTTCAGTGATGAGTAATGTGTGTAAGGTACAAGGCCTCACTTGTGTGCATTTCTGGTGATGCTGGTATAAACAGAATCACCACATTGCTAGTCAGATAAAAGTATAACAACCCAGCTATATACTGTACATGATACGTGGTCATTTTAACAAATGACTGTGTTACTTGTTTATGTACATATTAttactcattattttaaaatgtgctccTCCTATTTATAAAAGTTGTttactgaggggctggagaggtggctccatggttaaaagcactggcgcttcttccagaggatgtaagtttgactcccagcacccacatggcagctcacaactgtctgcagctccagttccagatgccctcttctggtgttcaacaaacagcaccaggcacacatgtggtgcacagacataacatgcaggaaaaacactcatacacataaaaaccttagaaaaagataaaaaatccGTTTACTGAAAAATAATACGGTATTTCACCAGCAACAGCTGTATGCATTTTGTATTTGGGAAGTTTCTCAATTGCAAGATAAGGCCATATCGAGTGATTGGCATGTGCCACCTCTGTGTCAGCACGTTATAAAAATAATCGGCTTTCCCCATGAGAAATCGCTCTGCACACTTAGAGATTAATAAGGGAAAAGCTctttacataaaaacaaaacaaaacaaaacaaacaactttagCTGACTGTGACTAATGCCCAAGGCAGAGCCAGCCCTCAGTAGAAGTTATTACCAACTTAAGTACACTTGAGGCTCATGCATTTTTATGCCCACTGCCACCCTCCAGTCTCCATTAGGTCCCAGCCCCAGGTCCTACTTTGGACGATTTGAACAGACACAGGAGACTGCAAGTCTGGCCACTTGGGCAGGTGGGAAATTTACACAACAAAGCtgagtttcttcctttctttctttctttctttctttctttctttctttctttctttctttctttccttctttctctctctctctctctctctctctctctctctctctctctctctctctctctctctctttcttttttggttttcaagacagggtttctctgtgtagttttggagcctgtcctggatctcgctctgtagactaggctggcctcgaactcacagagaactgcctggctctgcctcctgagtgctgggattaaaggtgtatgccatcactgcctggctactgaatTATTTCTTAAGCACACCAGAGCTGTTCATTTTGGATAGTTGTCACGCAGGTCCATCTTGCCCACCAGGTAGAATTATACTTTTCCTGATAATGGCACAGGGATCTTAATGGCAGACCAGGACTTGATGGTCATTGTGACTCTGTGGGTGCCCCCTTGAGCTGCCATCAGTGGTGTGCTCTTTGGGGATGGATCAAATATCTGGTCAGTCCTGGTGAACAAACGTTTATATCCTAGCATCCTAAATTTTGCTTAGCTCTAACGCCTGGTGGGAAGACTATTCATCTTTGGGGTGTTTTGGAGGCAGCGTTCCCTTAGTTAAATTCTATGTTGTGTGATTTAATGTGTCGTAAGCAAATCTATTGGTAAATCTATCATAACATCAGTTCTGttactttgagtttcttctaTATCAGACACACTCTATGATGTTCTCACAACAGCAAATCATCCAATACTTTTAAGTGACACATAACTGTATTTCCCTCTGGTGATTTGTCCCTTTCTATGTTATGAGGAGACTTGGGGGCTAAATTCTGTGCTTGAAGTTGTTCATGGTTAGACATGCTCATAATGACTTTACAaagctccccctgcccccccccccccccccccccgccaactTGCACCCTAACAGCACAGGGCTGAATATCACTAGGGAGTGTAGGAGGTCAGAAGGCTGGAGTGAGAGGGTGCTCTGAGAAAAACCAGAGAAGATAGAGGGAAAAAGAGGTGCAattcaaggaggaggaggaggcaaaggaggaagaggaagaggaggaaggagacagagagagagagagagagagagagaagagaagagaagaggagaggagaggagaggagaggaagagactgATATTAAGGTGGGGCTGCCCTAGGCTCTGGGCCATGGGATCCTGCCCCCCTGCTGTACCTGCCCCTGCTGTTCTGTTCGCTGAGCCCCACTGTGAGCTCTGCACCTGCAGTTTCCAGTTGTGAAGGCAAACACTGGAGAATGGGCAATAGAACGAGAGAAAAACCTGTGAGAAGCCCACGGTTTCTCTCCTGGGgcccatttctctgtctcttgagCGGGTATCTCTAAGAGGGCCAGGAAGTCCACCTGGTCTTGAGACAAACATGAGCCTAAGAAGCTTGAGCAACCATTACATCATTCCTGCTATTGTCTTGGTAATTGGAATGTCAAAATCCATGACACagtgttttctaaaatataaattttaagcaactctgggaggtggggtgagcagaaCTCCGAGGTTGGGTTCTGGGGTTGTGTAAGATTGCTTCACTGGACTGCTCAAAACAGAGGCCTCTTCCCAGCAAGGTCTTggcaaacaggacaaaatggcagtAATTTACTTATCCAGTGTATCAAATTTAGGATTATAATCTGAGCCTGAGCCAGGTTTTGCTGCCCCTCCTCGATAAGCCAATTGAAGGGGTCAAGTTGATATTGGAAAGCAGCAAGAGGAGATTCgttcagtgtggccacattgcAAAGAAGGATAAGGGGCCCCAGTGAACACCCAAGTCCATGTTCTGGGCCCCGAAGTGAGATTAAAATTTAAGTAATGGGAGGAGGATGTGCGCATCTCAGCAGCCCAGGTCTCCATGTGGTCCTGCCCTGGGCTTCAGTCTCATTCTGTAAGGCAGTATGACAAGTTGTTAGCTGTGTGAAATCTCTCTCCTACACACAGAGTCCCCCTGTGACTGGGACAGTTTCCTTCTCCCAGTATGggattcctgggaaatttccCATTATGGGGTGCAACGTTTCAATAGTTAGATAGTCTGTCTGAGAGGCGCAGTGTCTGTTCCCTGTCGTTGCTATCAGGCTCATCTCAATAGGAGCATGTTGTATGTCTCTAACTGAGGGACATTTTATCTTTTGACCCATTGACGTGTTTTGAGTGGCACCATAACAGGGTCTGTTAAGCTTTCAGCTAGACTATGCTGTTGTCACTATCTTCCAGCAGGCTCTGTGCGTGTGGCCTCTTGTTACCCCTAGTCTATTCCATAAACCTTGGGTGACATGTCCAAAGCACAAATATGATGCTAGAATTATTTCCTTTCCTGCATCCTTTGCTGTGTCTGCCCTTTGCTCTCCCAGCTGAAGAGTGAACTTTTTGGTTCCCTATCTGTCCTGTTCATCTCTGTAACTTTTACTTCTCTCCCTCATATGTCCATGCTCCTCATTCCTACACAGTCTTGTACATGCCACACCCAGGTCTTTTTCTGAagtgtttttgtatctgttctgAGATGTCTGCTGCTCTTAGCCTCAGTGCATTTTGGTTCTCGCTCCTAGCTAGGCTTGGTGGCTTATGTGTAAAaattccagtgctcaggaagccaaggcaggaggaccacagcaagtttgaggcttgccagggttacatagcaagatactgtttttattttttgtttgtttgctttgttttggttttgtttttgttttagaaagaaggaaggaaaaaggaaaagaaaaaaataaaaacagtcctCAGATACATTCGAGTGCACTTCACCAGCTAACACTGACCATCTCAGGTTGCAACTCAGTATTTTAAGTGTAGTGGTAGATGATGTATCGGCAAATTCTGATATTGGAGAAAAGCCACCTCCCCTCTGGGGAGACAGCTCTACAGATGGGTGCCATTCCAGCCTCAAGGTCCCACTTAGTGTCACATcccttgactttttccttttcatattagAAGGCCCAAGGTCCTGTTTGGTCTTCTCTACAGACCTTAGGGCTCCTGGCCAAGCCTTACTCAGTGCAGGTGGCTCCTTGGGGTAGTCTGGAGCGCCTAGCACTCAGTAAGTGTCCAATTAATGCATCCTGAAAGAACCAGGGGCCCAAAAAGTGAATGGATAAGGAAATTAATTTCGTTCCAAAATTCTAGAGACTTCCTGATCCACACAGGACCTAGATCAGATTCAGACACAGCTATTTATGACCtcctttgttttataaaactaaaacttCAGGGAACTACTTCTGCTTTGGAACACAGAATTTGGAGTAGCCCAAATCTGTGTTCCTAGCCATGGTCACTCAACAtgactccagaataaactctctcttaCTCCCTTTGAGATGAGAGCTGTGGTTTTGTGTTGAAAACAGTAACACTCATGATAACAGGTCTAGATCTGAGAGGAGCTCTTTCCCTTTATTAAACAGACcaatcgttttttttttttttttctaatgggaAGGAGGGGACTCAGTCACCATGACTGACTCTGTTTAGCTATTTACAGAAAATCCTATGGGACTCTGCAAAACTGGGTTGCTCTGAGTTATTGGCCTGGATTCTAGAATGGCCACCACACTCAGAGGTCACAGAGACATGAGACAAGAAGCACTCTCGGCACTAGGAATGCCCATCCTGTCTGCCCTTCACCAGAGGCCAAGTCTCTGAGTAGTGGTGTGGCCTCAAAGCTGCCCCAGTTAGTCACTTGCCACAAtggctctgcttcctctgtgtgtgaaCCTCTGCTTCCAACTTCTTATGGCTCTAGGCTTTTCTGACCTTCCTTGTTTAGTCATAACCAAGACTCTGTCTCTTAGAAAGCAGAGGCTGAATGGAGTAGGGACAGTGACTGCAGCTCCAAAGGAGACTCGGGAACAGGACTCACAAACTGGAGCCAATGTCCTTGCTGGCCTGAATTCTTGTCCACTGACTAGGGACTGGAAGAGCTTCCTCCATCCTGTGGAGATCATCTTGTCCTTGTAGCTTACAGATTCAATCCTCAGGCTCCACAGGCTCTGTGGACCAAGTCCAATCTATCTATAGGAGCCAGGGAATTTGAAATGAAGAACCAGGGGAGCTCATCCCCTTCACTGGCAAGTGAGTGTTTTCACCCCACTGTCCTGCAGCAGCCATGGTAGACTTGGGGGTAACTGCCACTTCCATCCATGTGAGGACCACAGCAACCCATCAGTACACACACTTAGGATTCTATGTCTATTGGGAGAGTTGCCTGCCCCCTTGTATCCAGTAAAGAGTTTGTACGTGCCTGCCTGTGTTCTGTATATCCTTACTCAGTGCAGCTCCCCAGACATGGAACAGTTTAGGTCCATTTTGGGAAGACTTTccaaaggggaaggggagagaggagggggatgggaatcaggattatatatatatgtatattacagcAATAAGAGAGGTAGGACTTCGCAATGCCAAGGTAGGAAGACGTCTGTGGAAGGGacaacatgtttttgttttctccagtgACAAGGGCCATTTGACAAACTGGACTGAGGGACTATGATCTGAGAGGTAAGGCCTAACATCAAAGACAGAGACATGGTGAGGAAGGTAAGCCTTAGTGGTTCAGAATGGACATAGGTtgctggatcttttttttttttttcccttcttatgATTAAATGGAGGGTTTGAGCTGTTTATTACTCAGACCCCTGGGAAGGACAAGCGCAAAGGAGGCAGAAACAACATGCAGATCACTGGAAtggataaaactttatttatttattgtttcccAGCTCCATAACTAAGGCCATTTGATAAGACATTCCCTTTTGTCTTGGTTGGGCAGGTGCAAGGTGGCTGGTCTCCTAATTACTTCCCAAAGCCTGAACCGTGGCTGTGTTCCTTCCCACGTAGGTTTTGCTCACTCGCATGCATCTTCTCATGGGTGGCAAAGACCAACTTTGCTACCAGCATCACAAACTCCTCAAAGGCCAGCTGCTTGTCATCATTTGTGTCCAGGTCCTCCATGATGTCATTTAtgagtttttccttctttttctccttctgtggGTGAAACAGAGGAGACTGTTAGAGCTGAGGGTAGCCAGGGAAGAGGACCCTGGAACACAGTGAATGACTAGATGGCAAACACATAGGAAAATTTGGCCCCAGGGTTTaggtttagaaataaaaataatgtactgAGTGTTCATGATGGAGTAGATGCTAAACATGTATAAACACTTTCTAATTTGTTCCCCAGACAGCCCTCTGCCTTGGACACTAGGACTCCACTCTATAGAAGATCAAGCAGTTAGTAAGTCTAGAAACATCCCTCATTCATCTTTATAACTACTTTATAGATAGAAATGGGAAATGGCCGTCTGAAAGGTAGATCATTTTTACAGGTAGTGGaggctgggaggagaagagaggaggtgtAAATCTGAATCTGATTTGGAGGATTGTGTACCCCCCGACTCTTCTCAGCCTCTCAATTATTCCCACTCCAGTCCTTTCCTTGGAGGTAACTAGTTGGTAAAGTTTATTTAGGCTTAGTGGGGGAGACACCCAGGAAACCATGGGATCTTTAAGGGCCAAACCACGCTCTGCTGACCCCAAAGGGGGTGTGATAAAGTGTGGGGGAAGACTCAGATAAAGGGGAAAGATCAAGATTTGGCAGCTGATGCATCAGATGGCTGCCAGTCTTCCACTCACTTGCTGGGACACCTTGGCTAAGCAACGCCCCCTCCCACAGCCTGAGTAGTCTGTGTTTGAGGACCCAGTTTCCTTGGCCCATCACTCTGCTTCTGTCAGAGGATGTCAAGATAGGGCTTAGAATCGGTAGAGGGATCACAGGGAAGACACCTGCCAACGTAGCTTCATGTACACCCTTGATCTACCCTGCTTCAGTGCCTTGCTTGCCTGATATGCCCACTTTTGAGGAGATGTCTGTGTCCCTAATACCTCCCACGATGACAATTCTCCAGTTTTCCTTGGTCCCAAGGGGCCTTGGGACCAGCCCACATGGGATGACCATAATTTGGGCAGGTTCCTCACTTGCCCTGGGGAgaagttttaaaagaataaaggctttctctgcttttgacacacatacatactcactcCCTCCCTGGTTGCTTCCCTCCTGTGCCTCCATGGTggccatctttcctttctttcacgTTATGCTATTTTCTTTAGTGTCCTCATAATGCATATAATGCTCTCTCACCTAAAGACTGGATCATGGCTCCATCACCTTGAATCTCCCTCtcctaataaagcccattctaaagGGTAATTggtctcagcttccttctccagGAACCGACTGAGCCTGCCATGCCACCTCATTGTTTCAACATCCTGTGAGTTCTTTACCAGGGACTCAGCTAAAGTGTTACCCCCTCAAAGGGGAGGtccttttattaattaaaaaaaaaactctagccAGTTACCCCATCCTGCTCTACCCAGCACAGACTACCCACAGAGCTCTTCAGTTCCTCCTGACTCCCAGGC is drawn from Onychomys torridus chromosome 6, mOncTor1.1, whole genome shotgun sequence and contains these coding sequences:
- the S100a9 gene encoding protein S100-A9 yields the protein MATKTPSMMERNINTIIEVFHQHARTEGNTDTLSQKEFKNMVKSDLANFMKKEKKKEKLINDIMEDLDTNDDKQLAFEEFVMLVAKLVFATHEKMHASEQNLRGKEHSHGSGFGK